A window from uncultured Desulfobacter sp. encodes these proteins:
- a CDS encoding type IV secretory system conjugative DNA transfer family protein has translation MKNLLYAIIDKEHAQILKKRYPDMDTDLADNIQATIDSYAGEAVIKADRELSGVVSTAVTNLSLYRDPIVAKNTSASDFFISDIMNSQTPVDLYLVVSPANLDRLRPLLRVFFNLALRKFTQKMEFKNGQAVVGYKHRLLLMLDEFTSLGKLEIMQKALAFMAGYGVKAYIIVQDLSQLQEAYTRDESITSNCHVRIAYAPNKIETAKLLSDMTGKTTVVDKKTSVSGKRLGGMGNASVSISEVARPLLTPDECMRLKGPVKDEKGGIKTPGDMLIFVAGYNTVYGQQILYFLDPVFQKRVKIPPPDRIDLSKLKEVSNNEI, from the coding sequence GTGAAAAACCTGCTTTATGCCATAATAGACAAGGAACACGCACAAATCCTGAAAAAGCGATATCCGGACATGGACACGGACCTGGCAGACAACATACAGGCCACAATTGACAGTTATGCCGGCGAAGCTGTGATCAAAGCAGACCGTGAGCTGTCCGGGGTGGTATCCACCGCAGTTACCAACCTGTCTTTGTACCGTGATCCCATTGTCGCAAAAAACACCTCTGCGTCTGATTTTTTCATTTCAGATATCATGAACTCGCAAACCCCTGTTGATTTATACCTGGTGGTATCCCCTGCCAACCTGGACAGGTTAAGGCCGCTGCTGCGTGTATTTTTTAATCTGGCGTTAAGAAAATTCACCCAGAAAATGGAGTTTAAAAACGGGCAAGCCGTAGTGGGTTATAAACACAGGCTCTTGCTCATGCTGGACGAATTCACCAGCCTGGGCAAATTGGAAATCATGCAAAAGGCCCTGGCGTTTATGGCCGGTTACGGCGTGAAGGCTTATATCATTGTCCAGGATCTATCCCAATTGCAGGAGGCCTATACCCGGGACGAATCAATTACATCAAACTGCCATGTCAGGATTGCATATGCACCCAACAAGATAGAAACCGCAAAGCTGTTGTCGGATATGACCGGCAAAACCACCGTTGTCGATAAAAAGACCAGTGTTTCCGGCAAACGGTTAGGCGGCATGGGCAATGCCTCAGTATCCATTAGCGAAGTGGCAAGACCGCTGCTCACACCGGATGAATGCATGAGGCTGAAAGGTCCTGTCAAAGACGAAAAAGGGGGCATCAAAACCCCCGGTGATATGCTGATATTCGTTGCCGGGTACAACACGGTATACGGTCAGCAGATACTCTATTTCTTAGATCCTGTCTTTCAAAAGCGGGTTAAAATCCCGCCGCCCGATCGCATAGATCTTTCCAAGCTCAAAGAGGTATCAAATAATGAAATATAA
- a CDS encoding S26 family signal peptidase yields the protein MKYKILLPCSLLFSVCFFVSQYCYINVSSSLPRGLYLKTSRAIAKGSYVVFHPTDSQQPLVSKYVKNIPLMKRVAALPGQAYQLPPASDTDSKGRAITPFSPKTGIVPSGQFVVIGDTKYSLDSRYLGFVPQSSIVDTITPLFVF from the coding sequence ATGAAATATAAAATCTTGCTGCCCTGCAGTCTTTTGTTCTCGGTCTGTTTTTTTGTATCTCAATACTGTTATATCAATGTCTCCTCAAGTCTGCCCCGAGGTTTATATTTAAAAACCTCCCGGGCAATTGCCAAAGGCTCTTATGTGGTCTTTCATCCCACTGATTCACAACAGCCTCTTGTATCAAAGTACGTTAAAAATATCCCTTTAATGAAACGTGTGGCTGCTTTGCCAGGGCAGGCATACCAATTGCCCCCGGCCTCCGATACAGACAGCAAAGGCCGGGCGATTACGCCTTTTTCCCCAAAAACAGGCATCGTGCCTTCTGGGCAATTCGTTGTAATCGGCGACACCAAATACTCGCTGGATAGCCGGTATCTCGGGTTTGTACCTCAATCTTCAATAGTTGATACGATCACCCCTCTTTTTGTTTTTTAA
- the trbB gene encoding P-type conjugative transfer ATPase TrbB, whose translation MSVVLDSLKHNLGPIVTQALDDDNVIEVMLNPDGKLWLDTFDKGMVEVSAIPASSASGILSQVASMLGAVVTKDSPVVEGELPLDGSRFEGLFPPVVANPTFTIRKKAINIFTLDNYVHSGIMSPDQQQIICDAITNKKNILVVGGTGSGKTTLTNAILAELANIAGDERLVIIEDTSELQCLSKNKVMLRTNRNTNMRHLLKATMRLRPDRIVVGEVRGGEALDLLKAWNTGHPGGVCTVHANSCAGGLVRLQQLIAEVVPNPMDDLIQEAVDLVIFIKRTKEGRKIEDIAEIGNDYGF comes from the coding sequence ATGAGCGTTGTTTTAGACAGTTTGAAGCATAATTTAGGCCCCATTGTTACCCAGGCCCTGGATGATGATAACGTGATTGAAGTCATGCTCAACCCTGACGGCAAATTATGGCTCGATACGTTTGACAAGGGAATGGTGGAAGTGTCCGCCATTCCTGCATCATCCGCCTCCGGAATACTGAGCCAGGTCGCGTCCATGCTTGGCGCCGTCGTTACAAAAGATTCTCCCGTTGTTGAAGGCGAGCTGCCCCTGGACGGCAGCCGGTTCGAAGGGTTATTTCCTCCGGTTGTGGCCAATCCCACGTTTACAATCCGCAAAAAGGCTATCAATATATTTACCCTGGATAATTACGTCCATTCCGGGATCATGTCTCCGGATCAGCAACAAATTATCTGCGATGCCATTACAAACAAAAAAAATATCCTGGTAGTAGGCGGAACGGGTTCCGGCAAAACCACCCTGACCAATGCGATTCTGGCAGAATTGGCAAATATTGCCGGCGATGAACGGCTTGTGATCATCGAAGACACCAGCGAACTGCAGTGCCTGTCAAAAAATAAGGTGATGCTGCGTACAAACCGTAACACCAATATGCGGCATCTTCTCAAAGCCACCATGCGGCTTCGGCCGGACAGAATCGTTGTCGGTGAAGTAAGGGGCGGTGAAGCCCTTGACCTGTTAAAGGCGTGGAATACCGGCCACCCGGGTGGGGTGTGCACCGTCCATGCAAATTCCTGCGCCGGGGGACTGGTTCGGCTGCAGCAACTGATTGCCGAAGTTGTGCCGAATCCTATGGATGATTTAATCCAGGAAGCGGTTGATCTGGTGATTTTTATCAAACGAACCAAAGAAGGCCGGAAAATAGAGGATATCGCCGAAATAGGAAACGATTATGGATTTTAA
- a CDS encoding TrbM/KikA/MpfK family conjugal transfer protein, producing the protein MKKISATITIFLFWIVFLGETSLSWADDELTDEQKLACESILCLSSGDRPDECDPALNYFFSIKKKKLSDTRDARKSFLKKCPDSNAEGMPSLINVLVDYNCSACTVEQLNKNLVKVVILTRRNFNSISDQSSGYTVMAVDPELPAYCLKYYAAINSNQYTAYSQYSQSQPVYIGSNIGRKVKDDDGNEYYVIYAKSRNEQAQIAEAISQNRWEWAN; encoded by the coding sequence ATGAAAAAAATTTCAGCAACCATTACGATTTTTCTTTTTTGGATAGTTTTTTTAGGAGAAACGTCTCTGTCATGGGCAGATGATGAATTAACAGATGAACAGAAATTGGCTTGTGAATCCATCTTATGCTTGTCTTCGGGCGACAGGCCGGACGAATGCGACCCTGCTTTAAATTATTTTTTCAGCATCAAAAAAAAGAAATTATCCGACACCAGGGACGCCCGGAAATCTTTTTTGAAAAAATGTCCTGATTCAAATGCAGAAGGAATGCCCAGCTTGATCAACGTCCTGGTTGATTACAATTGTTCTGCCTGCACTGTTGAACAGTTAAATAAAAATCTTGTCAAAGTGGTCATTTTAACACGACGAAATTTTAATTCTATTTCTGATCAGTCTTCCGGTTATACAGTAATGGCAGTTGATCCTGAATTACCTGCGTATTGTTTGAAGTATTATGCCGCCATAAACAGCAATCAATACACCGCCTACTCACAATACTCACAATCACAACCGGTCTATATCGGTTCCAATATAGGCCGAAAGGTCAAAGATGACGACGGCAATGAATATTATGTGATTTATGCAAAGTCACGAAACGAACAAGCGCAGATAGCGGAGGCAATATCACAAAACCGTTGGGAATGGGCCAATTAA
- a CDS encoding CopG family transcriptional regulator — translation MKNKRTECLKSYVTAEERAKIQQLSKQTGLSVSDYIRRILTGQSIESRLDQEAFLSALKVNADLGRLGGLFKYYLAQGFKNVPPGEIRKVLHDIEDRQRQLRPVISKIRDIV, via the coding sequence ATGAAAAATAAACGGACAGAATGCCTGAAATCATACGTTACAGCCGAAGAACGCGCTAAGATACAGCAGCTATCCAAACAGACCGGTTTATCCGTTTCTGATTATATCCGCAGGATTTTAACCGGCCAAAGTATAGAATCAAGACTTGACCAGGAAGCTTTTTTATCTGCGCTTAAAGTAAACGCAGACCTTGGCAGGCTCGGGGGGCTGTTTAAATACTATCTTGCCCAGGGATTTAAAAATGTGCCTCCTGGCGAAATAAGAAAGGTGCTGCATGACATTGAAGACAGGCAGCGCCAGCTCAGGCCGGTTATTTCTAAAATTCGGGATATAGTGTGA
- the traI gene encoding TraI/MobA(P) family conjugative relaxase, producing MISKRIQCEPKNDNIKRLGAYIGAGHEREKLFAKWTAGCYAGQDYDLAIDEIKATQAMNTRTKKEKTYHMVVSFHPEDFEKLSLEDFKNIEKEFAAALGFEDHQRLCGIHINTDHPHMHVAYNMIHKEKYTRHDPFYDYYKRDKTCRLLEEKYKLKIDVGVGQQFSDYVKQRQSDVKQAFDNARDWQSLHKELAVYGLTVQMRGNGCILAAIGHKQKDGYHIKLSDFDKNLSKKKLQDRFGSYEKSAGDYEVKEIFQREPKRENAKAKDFETKTGLKSFETFVLESKEFIAQAAIQSNTWQDFHRELARIGLEVKPRGAGYVLTDIGGKTKKNSSIPFSKTGMRIAKNGIILEHPKKGDMNNGRNTGQPGNRNTGRQRNSTTFNQSGFSRPEPLSKNNLRKLSKCRLAYHGTGQVEDILSFDARAYRRESESLRWGNDGRQKILGEFEPSQGGYTIEKPYKFEPVKKLKSAKEREAWKIYIQEQKNRNYNWIKFSKNFQHFYGEDYGM from the coding sequence ATGATATCAAAACGTATCCAATGCGAACCGAAAAACGACAACATAAAACGTTTAGGGGCATATATAGGCGCCGGCCATGAAAGGGAAAAGCTCTTTGCAAAATGGACAGCCGGCTGTTATGCCGGGCAGGATTATGATCTGGCCATTGATGAAATTAAAGCCACCCAGGCAATGAATACCCGGACCAAAAAAGAGAAAACCTATCATATGGTAGTCAGTTTTCATCCCGAAGATTTCGAAAAACTTTCCCTGGAAGATTTTAAAAACATTGAAAAAGAATTTGCGGCCGCTTTAGGTTTTGAAGACCATCAACGGCTTTGCGGAATACACATTAACACAGACCATCCCCACATGCATGTTGCATACAATATGATCCACAAGGAAAAATACACCCGGCATGATCCTTTCTACGATTATTATAAACGGGATAAAACGTGCCGGCTCCTGGAGGAAAAATATAAGCTTAAAATCGATGTTGGTGTTGGACAGCAATTTAGCGATTACGTGAAGCAGCGGCAATCAGATGTAAAACAGGCCTTTGACAATGCGAGGGATTGGCAGTCCTTGCACAAAGAACTGGCTGTTTACGGCTTAACTGTGCAAATGCGAGGGAACGGCTGTATCCTGGCGGCAATCGGCCACAAACAAAAAGATGGGTATCATATAAAATTAAGCGATTTTGATAAAAATTTGTCCAAGAAAAAACTTCAGGACCGGTTTGGTTCCTATGAAAAATCAGCCGGGGATTATGAGGTCAAAGAAATTTTTCAACGGGAGCCCAAACGGGAAAACGCCAAGGCCAAAGATTTTGAAACTAAAACCGGGCTGAAATCCTTTGAGACCTTTGTTTTAGAATCAAAAGAGTTTATCGCCCAGGCGGCAATTCAATCCAATACCTGGCAAGACTTCCATCGGGAATTGGCCAGGATCGGTCTTGAAGTTAAGCCCCGGGGAGCAGGTTATGTTTTAACGGATATCGGCGGCAAGACTAAAAAAAATTCAAGCATCCCTTTTTCTAAAACCGGAATGCGAATTGCCAAAAACGGCATTATTCTTGAACACCCCAAAAAAGGAGATATGAACAATGGAAGAAACACAGGCCAGCCCGGAAATAGAAACACCGGAAGACAACGAAACTCAACCACCTTTAATCAGTCCGGTTTTAGCCGACCTGAGCCGCTCTCCAAAAACAATTTGCGCAAATTGTCCAAATGCCGTTTGGCATATCACGGAACAGGACAAGTTGAGGATATTTTGTCGTTTGATGCACGCGCTTATAGACGAGAGTCTGAAAGCTTGCGATGGGGCAATGATGGAAGACAGAAAATTTTAGGGGAATTTGAACCGTCCCAAGGCGGTTATACAATTGAAAAGCCGTATAAATTTGAACCAGTGAAAAAGCTCAAATCGGCCAAAGAAAGAGAAGCTTGGAAGATCTATATTCAGGAACAAAAAAATCGTAATTATAACTGGATAAAATTTAGTAAAAATTTTCAGCATTTTTATGGAGAAGATTATGGAATGTAA
- a CDS encoding DHH family phosphoesterase, whose protein sequence is MNGLYATGDKIVVLPPDCPDLDGYACALGYSELLRSQGLSAQPWISGPIDSETVFVVRKLSNPVIESIDSVVDADKYVYVDGSDLQLFPRNFSPEKVVEVIDHHFPHEVEKDFPNAKADVQRIGAAATLVTERFRQQKIIPTFDSALLLFCAIHSNTQGLNGSVTTKRDHEAVRWLQLVADIPVNIVSQQFEARKNDILSDLSAAVQRENKTYSDSSIGDYTVAQLEFPGASAVVAYAVADLINSTNALGERSILNMVDVAANENTMIIPNGEFRKRVEVILGKKFSGCNLVISPVMLRKQIVAFISGAGW, encoded by the coding sequence ATGAATGGTTTATATGCAACGGGAGATAAGATTGTTGTGCTTCCTCCAGATTGTCCTGATCTTGATGGTTACGCGTGTGCGCTTGGGTATTCAGAATTATTGAGGTCTCAGGGGCTATCTGCGCAACCTTGGATATCTGGGCCAATCGATTCGGAAACAGTCTTTGTCGTTAGAAAATTAAGTAACCCTGTTATCGAGTCTATTGATTCAGTTGTGGATGCGGATAAATATGTTTACGTTGATGGGAGTGATCTCCAGCTTTTTCCACGTAATTTTTCACCAGAGAAAGTTGTTGAAGTGATAGACCATCATTTTCCTCATGAAGTCGAAAAGGATTTCCCTAATGCAAAGGCGGATGTTCAGAGAATCGGGGCAGCAGCGACATTAGTTACGGAGAGGTTTAGACAGCAAAAAATTATCCCAACCTTCGATTCTGCATTGCTGTTGTTTTGTGCAATTCATTCGAATACACAGGGTCTAAATGGTTCTGTAACAACAAAAAGAGATCATGAAGCCGTGCGGTGGTTGCAGTTGGTCGCTGATATTCCTGTAAATATAGTATCTCAGCAATTCGAGGCGAGAAAAAATGATATTTTGTCGGATCTGAGTGCTGCAGTTCAGAGGGAAAATAAAACATACAGCGACTCGTCAATTGGGGACTATACAGTGGCCCAATTAGAATTTCCTGGTGCATCGGCAGTGGTGGCATATGCGGTCGCAGACCTTATAAATAGCACGAATGCACTTGGCGAAAGATCGATTTTGAATATGGTGGATGTCGCGGCAAATGAAAATACTATGATTATCCCAAATGGGGAGTTCCGAAAGCGAGTGGAGGTAATCCTTGGTAAAAAGTTTAGTGGTTGTAATTTGGTTATTTCTCCTGTGATGCTCAGAAAACAGATAGTTGCCTTTATATCTGGAGCGGGGTGGTAG
- a CDS encoding tyrosine-type recombinase/integrase codes for MKNLNHPKKGSHISVEPIRRQKDIKLIKKILQDSPRNLCLFTLGINTNLRASDLLKIKVEQVRHLQPGEEISLKEKKTQKQRRINLNRACIEAIQNLLKSIKYEDDDFLFLSNRKDKNALTVSSLSTLVKKWCKDINLKGNYASHTLRKTWGYHQRVTFGVGIPELMVCFNHTSQKQTLDYLCVQPEEIKSVYQNEL; via the coding sequence ATGAAAAACTTGAATCATCCTAAAAAAGGAAGCCATATTTCTGTAGAACCGATCCGGAGGCAAAAAGACATCAAACTGATAAAAAAAATCTTACAGGATTCTCCCCGTAACCTATGTTTGTTCACTTTGGGGATTAACACTAATCTGCGGGCTTCAGATCTACTGAAAATCAAAGTCGAACAAGTGCGACACCTTCAGCCCGGGGAAGAAATCTCCTTGAAGGAGAAAAAAACGCAGAAACAACGGCGGATCAATTTAAATCGGGCTTGTATTGAGGCAATTCAAAATCTGCTTAAATCCATTAAATATGAAGATGATGATTTTCTTTTTCTGAGCAACCGGAAGGACAAAAATGCCCTGACAGTTTCCAGCCTAAGCACTTTGGTAAAAAAATGGTGTAAGGATATCAACCTGAAGGGGAATTACGCCAGCCACACCCTGAGAAAAACCTGGGGATATCATCAACGAGTCACTTTCGGTGTTGGGATTCCAGAATTAATGGTTTGTTTCAATCACACCAGTCAAAAGCAGACCTTGGATTATCTTTGCGTCCAGCCTGAAGAAATTAAGAGCGTTTATCAAAATGAGCTTTAA